The following proteins are co-located in the Gorilla gorilla gorilla isolate KB3781 chromosome 18, NHGRI_mGorGor1-v2.1_pri, whole genome shotgun sequence genome:
- the ATXN2L gene encoding ataxin-2-like protein isoform X28: MAFAAALSPSPASGPLFALNRRLHQPATSRVTWRLVIPAEGQSTGKGPPQSPVFEGVYNNSRMLHFLTAVVGSTCDVKVKNGTTYEGIFKTLSSKFELAVDAVHRKASEPAGGPRREDIVDTMVFKPSDVMLVHFRNVDFNYATKDKFTDSAIAMNSKVNGEHKEKVLQRWEGGDSNSDDYDLESDMSNGWDPNEMFKFNEENYGVKTTYDSSLSSYTVPLEKDNSEEFRQRELRAAQLAREIESSPQYRLRIAMENDDGRTEEEKHSAVQRQGSGRESPSLASREGKYIPLPQRVREGPRGGVRCSSSRGGRPGLSSLPPRGPHHLDNSSPGPGSEARGINGGPSRMSPKAQRPLRGAKTLSSPSNRPSGETSVPPPPAVGRMYPPRSPKSAAPAPISASCPEPPIGSAVPTSSASIPVTSSVSDPGVGSISPASPKISLAPTDVPGLQNEQKRFQLEELRKFGAQFKLQPSSSPENSLDPFPPRILKEEPKGKEKEVDGLLTSEPMGSPVSSKTESVSDKEDKPPLAPSGGTEGPEQPPPPCPSQTGSPPVGLIKGEDKDEGPVAEQVKKSTLNPNAKEFNPTKPLLSVNKSTSTPTSPGPRTHSTPSIPVLTAGQSGLYSPQYISYIPQIHMGPAVQAPQMYPYPVSNSVPGQQGKYRGAKGSLPPQRSDQHQPASAPPMMQAAAAAGPPLVAATPYSSYIPYNPQQFPGQPAMMQPMAHYPSQPVFAPMLQSNPRMLTSGSHPQAIVSSSTPQYPSAEQPTPQALYATVHQSYPHHATQLHAHQPQPATTPTGSQPQSQHAAPSPVQHQAGQAPHLGSGQPQQNLYHPGALTGTPPSLPPGPSAQSPQSSFPQPAAVYAIHHQQLPHGFTNMAHVTQAHVQTGITAAPPPHPGAPHPPQVMLLHPPQSHGGPPQGAVPQSGVPALSASTPSPYPYIGHPQGEQPGQAPGFPGGADDRILCRVGRSHSRRRQGLAPGSVLCFPPSSLSCDPAAPLPTASPALSDPDCLLT; this comes from the exons ATGGCTTTTGCGGCTGCGCTGTCCCCCAGCCCCGCCAGCGGCCCCCTCTTCGCCCTCAACCGCCGGTTACATCAGCCAGCGACGAGCAGGGTTACCTGGCGATTGGTGATCCCCGCAGA gGGACAGAGCACAGGAAAGGGACCCCCACAGTCACCT GTGTTTGAAGGCGTCTACAACAATTCCAGAATGCTGCATTTCCTTACAGCTGTTGTG GGCTCCACTTGTGATGTAAAGGTGAAAAATGGTACCACTTATGAGGGTATCTTCAAGACGCTAAGCTCAAAG TTTGAACTAGCCGTGGATGCTGTGCACCGGAAAGCATCTGAGCCAGCAGGTGGCCCTCGTCGGGAGGACATTGTGGACACCATGGTGTTTAAGCCAAGTGATGTCATGCTTGTTCACTTCCGAAATGTTGACTTCAACTATGCTACTAAAG ACAAATTCACCGATTCAGCCATTGCCATGAACTCGAAAGTGAATGGGGAACACAAAGAGAAGGTGCTTCAGCGCTGGGAGGGGGGTGACAGCAACAGCGACGACTATGACCTCGAGTCTGACATG tcCAATGGATGGGACCCCAATGAAATGTTCAAGTTCAATGAGGAGAACTACGGTGTGAAGACTACCTATGATAGCAGTCTTTCTTCTTATAC AGTGCCCTTAGAAAAGGACAACTCAGAAGAGTTTCGTCAGCGAGAGCTGCGTGCGGCCCAGTTGGCTCGAGAGATTGAATCAAGCCCCCAGTACCGCCTACGGATCGCCATGGAGAACGACGATGGGCGCACTGAAGAGGAGAAGCACAGTGCAGTCCAGCGGCAGGGCTCAGGGCGGGAGAGCCCCAGCTTGGCATCCAG GGAGGGGAAGTATATCCCTCTGCCTCAACGAGTCCGGGAAGGTCCCCGGGGAGGAGTTCGATGCAGCAGCTCTCGGGGCGGTCGGCCTGGCCTTAGCTCTTTGCCACCTCGTGGCCCTCACCATCTGGACAACAGCAGCCCTGGCCCAGGTTCTGAGGCCCGTGGTATCAATGGAG gcCCTTCCCGCATGTCCCCAAAGGCACAGCGGCCTCTGAGAGGTGCCAAGACTCTGTCTTCGCCCAGTAATAGGCCTTCTGGAGAAACTTCTGTTCCACCTCCTCCTGCAG TGGGCCGGATGTATCCCCCGCGTTCTCCCAAGTCTGCTGCCCCTGCCCCAATCTCAGCTTCCTGTCCAGAGCCTCCCATCGGCTCGGCAGTGCCAACCTCTTCAGCCTCCATCCCTGTGACCTCATCAGTCTCAGATCCTGGAGTGGGCTCCATTTCTCCAGCTTCTCCAAAGATCTCCCTGGCCCCCACAGATG TCCCTGGTCTTCAGAATGAACAGAAACGATTCCAACTGGAAGAACTGAGAAAGTTTGGGGCCCAGTTTAAG CTTCAGCCCAGTAGCTCCCCTGAGAACAGCCTGGATCCTTTTCCTCCCCGGATCTTAAAGGAGGAGcccaaaggaaaggagaaggaggttgATGGTCTGTTGACTTCAGAGCCCATGGGGTCTCCCGTCTCCTCCAAGACAGAGTCCGTATCGGATAAGGAGGACAAACCACCCCTGGCACCATCAGGAGGCACTGAGGGGCCAGAGCAGCCCCCACCACCTTGTCCAAGCCAAACTGGCAGCCCCCCGGTGGGCCTCATCAAGGGAGAAGACAAAGATGAGGGCCCTGTTGCTGA ACAAGTAAAGAAATCAACGTTGAACCCTAATGCTAAGGAGTTCAATCCTACAAAGCCTCTGCTGTCTGTG AATAAATCCACCAGTACCCCAACTTCTCCGGGGCCCCGGACTCATTCAACTCCCTCCATCCCGGTGCTGACAGCAGGCCAGAGTGGGCTATACAGCCCCCAGTACATCTCCTACATACCTCAGATCCACATGGGACCAGCTGTGCAG GCACCTCAGATGTATCCATATCCTGTATCCAATTCAGTGCCAGGGCAGCAGGGCAAGTACCGGGGAGCAAAAG gCTCCCTTCCTCCGCAGCGCTCGGACCAGCACCAGCCAGCCTCAGCCCCGCCGATGATGCAGGCCGCCGCGGCTGCTGGCCCGCCTCTGGTGGCTGCCACGCCCTATTCTTCCTACATCCCCTACAACCCTCAGCAGTTCCCAGGCCAGCCGGCCATGATGCAGCCCATGGCCCACTACCCCTCACAG CCGGTGTTTGCCCCCATGCTTCAGAGCAACCCACGCATGCTGACATCGGGCAGCCATCCCCAGGCCATCGTGTCATCCTCTACCCCTCAGTACCCTTCTGCAGAGCAGCCTACCCCCCAAGCCCTTTATG CCACTGTTCACCAGTCCTACCCACACCATGCCACACAGCTCCATGCCCACCAGCCGCAGCCGGCTACCACGCCTACTGGAAGCCAGCCGCAGTCCCAGCATGCGGCCCCCAGTCCTGTCCAG CATCAGGCGGGGCAGGCCCCACACTTGGGCAGTGGACAGCCACAGCAGAATCTGTACCACCCAGGGGCCCTGACAGGCACGCCACCCTCTCTGCCACCGGGACCTTCTGCCCAGTCCCCTCAGAGCAGCTTCCCCCAGCCAGCCGCTGTGTATGCCATCCACCACCAGCAGCTGCCCCACGGCTTCACCAACATGGCCCATGTTACCCAG GCCCATGTCCAAACTGGAATCACAGCAGCCCCGCCCCCTCACCCTGGGGCTCCCCACCCgccccaggtgatgctgctgcaCCCACCCCAGAGTCATGGGGGGCCCCCCCAAGGCGCGGTGCCCCAGAGTGGGGTGCCTGCACTCTCAGCTTCCACACCCTCACCCTACCCCTACATCGGACACCCCCAAGGTGAGCAGCCTGGCCAGGCGCCTGGATTTCCAGGAGGAGCCGATGACAGGATTC TATGTAGGGTGGGCAGAAGCCACAGTCGCCGCCGCCAGGGGCTTGCTCCTGGCTCTGTCCTTTGCTTCCCTCCGTCCTCGCTCAGTTGTGATCCAGCAGCCCCCCTCCCCACTGCCTCCCCAGCTCTCAGTGACCCCGACTGTCTCCTGACTTAG
- the ATXN2L gene encoding ataxin-2-like protein isoform X24 → MAFAAALSPSPASGPLFALNRRLHQPATSRVTWRLVIPAEGQSTGKGPPQSPVFEGVYNNSRMLHFLTAVVGSTCDVKVKNGTTYEGIFKTLSSKFELAVDAVHRKASEPAGGPRREDIVDTMVFKPSDVMLVHFRNVDFNYATKDKFTDSAIAMNSKVNGEHKEKVLQRWEGGDSNSDDYDLESDMSNGWDPNEMFKFNEENYGVKTTYDSSLSSYTVPLEKDNSEEFRQRELRAAQLAREIESSPQYRLRIAMENDDGRTEEEKHSAVQRQGSGRESPSLASREGKYIPLPQRVREGPRGGVRCSSSRGGRPGLSSLPPRGPHHLDNSSPGPGSEARGINGGPSRMSPKAQRPLRGAKTLSSPSNRPSGETSVPPPPAVGRMYPPRSPKSAAPAPISASCPEPPIGSAVPTSSASIPVTSSVSDPGVGSISPASPKISLAPTDVKELSTKESGRTLEPQELARIAGKVPGLQNEQKRFQLEELRKFGAQFKLQPSSSPENSLDPFPPRILKEEPKGKEKEVDGLLTSEPMGSPVSSKTESVSDKEDKPPLAPSGGTEGPEQPPPPCPSQTGSPPVGLIKGEDKDEGPVAEQVKKSTLNPNAKEFNPTKPLLSVNKSTSTPTSPGPRTHSTPSIPVLTAGQSGLYSPQYISYIPQIHMGPAVQAPQMYPYPVSNSVPGQQGKYRGAKGSLPPQRSDQHQPASAPPMMQAAAAAGPPLVAATPYSSYIPYNPQQFPGQPAMMQPMAHYPSQPVFAPMLQSNPRMLTSGSHPQAIVSSSTPQYPSAEQPTPQALYATVHQSYPHHATQLHAHQPQPATTPTGSQPQSQHAAPSPVQHQAGQAPHLGSGQPQQNLYHPGALTGTPPSLPPGPSAQSPQSSFPQPAAVYAIHHQQLPHGFTNMAHVTQAHVQTGITAAPPPHPGAPHPPQVMLLHPPQSHGGPPQGAVPQSGVPALSASTPSPYPYIGHPQGEQPGQAPGFPGGADDRILCRVGRSHSRRRQGLAPGSVLCFPPSSLSCDPAAPLPTASPALSDPDCLLT, encoded by the exons ATGGCTTTTGCGGCTGCGCTGTCCCCCAGCCCCGCCAGCGGCCCCCTCTTCGCCCTCAACCGCCGGTTACATCAGCCAGCGACGAGCAGGGTTACCTGGCGATTGGTGATCCCCGCAGA gGGACAGAGCACAGGAAAGGGACCCCCACAGTCACCT GTGTTTGAAGGCGTCTACAACAATTCCAGAATGCTGCATTTCCTTACAGCTGTTGTG GGCTCCACTTGTGATGTAAAGGTGAAAAATGGTACCACTTATGAGGGTATCTTCAAGACGCTAAGCTCAAAG TTTGAACTAGCCGTGGATGCTGTGCACCGGAAAGCATCTGAGCCAGCAGGTGGCCCTCGTCGGGAGGACATTGTGGACACCATGGTGTTTAAGCCAAGTGATGTCATGCTTGTTCACTTCCGAAATGTTGACTTCAACTATGCTACTAAAG ACAAATTCACCGATTCAGCCATTGCCATGAACTCGAAAGTGAATGGGGAACACAAAGAGAAGGTGCTTCAGCGCTGGGAGGGGGGTGACAGCAACAGCGACGACTATGACCTCGAGTCTGACATG tcCAATGGATGGGACCCCAATGAAATGTTCAAGTTCAATGAGGAGAACTACGGTGTGAAGACTACCTATGATAGCAGTCTTTCTTCTTATAC AGTGCCCTTAGAAAAGGACAACTCAGAAGAGTTTCGTCAGCGAGAGCTGCGTGCGGCCCAGTTGGCTCGAGAGATTGAATCAAGCCCCCAGTACCGCCTACGGATCGCCATGGAGAACGACGATGGGCGCACTGAAGAGGAGAAGCACAGTGCAGTCCAGCGGCAGGGCTCAGGGCGGGAGAGCCCCAGCTTGGCATCCAG GGAGGGGAAGTATATCCCTCTGCCTCAACGAGTCCGGGAAGGTCCCCGGGGAGGAGTTCGATGCAGCAGCTCTCGGGGCGGTCGGCCTGGCCTTAGCTCTTTGCCACCTCGTGGCCCTCACCATCTGGACAACAGCAGCCCTGGCCCAGGTTCTGAGGCCCGTGGTATCAATGGAG gcCCTTCCCGCATGTCCCCAAAGGCACAGCGGCCTCTGAGAGGTGCCAAGACTCTGTCTTCGCCCAGTAATAGGCCTTCTGGAGAAACTTCTGTTCCACCTCCTCCTGCAG TGGGCCGGATGTATCCCCCGCGTTCTCCCAAGTCTGCTGCCCCTGCCCCAATCTCAGCTTCCTGTCCAGAGCCTCCCATCGGCTCGGCAGTGCCAACCTCTTCAGCCTCCATCCCTGTGACCTCATCAGTCTCAGATCCTGGAGTGGGCTCCATTTCTCCAGCTTCTCCAAAGATCTCCCTGGCCCCCACAGATG TAAAAGAACTCTCTACCAAGGAATCTGGGAGAACTCTGGAGCCCCAGGAGCTGGCTCGGATAGCTGGGAAAG TCCCTGGTCTTCAGAATGAACAGAAACGATTCCAACTGGAAGAACTGAGAAAGTTTGGGGCCCAGTTTAAG CTTCAGCCCAGTAGCTCCCCTGAGAACAGCCTGGATCCTTTTCCTCCCCGGATCTTAAAGGAGGAGcccaaaggaaaggagaaggaggttgATGGTCTGTTGACTTCAGAGCCCATGGGGTCTCCCGTCTCCTCCAAGACAGAGTCCGTATCGGATAAGGAGGACAAACCACCCCTGGCACCATCAGGAGGCACTGAGGGGCCAGAGCAGCCCCCACCACCTTGTCCAAGCCAAACTGGCAGCCCCCCGGTGGGCCTCATCAAGGGAGAAGACAAAGATGAGGGCCCTGTTGCTGA ACAAGTAAAGAAATCAACGTTGAACCCTAATGCTAAGGAGTTCAATCCTACAAAGCCTCTGCTGTCTGTG AATAAATCCACCAGTACCCCAACTTCTCCGGGGCCCCGGACTCATTCAACTCCCTCCATCCCGGTGCTGACAGCAGGCCAGAGTGGGCTATACAGCCCCCAGTACATCTCCTACATACCTCAGATCCACATGGGACCAGCTGTGCAG GCACCTCAGATGTATCCATATCCTGTATCCAATTCAGTGCCAGGGCAGCAGGGCAAGTACCGGGGAGCAAAAG gCTCCCTTCCTCCGCAGCGCTCGGACCAGCACCAGCCAGCCTCAGCCCCGCCGATGATGCAGGCCGCCGCGGCTGCTGGCCCGCCTCTGGTGGCTGCCACGCCCTATTCTTCCTACATCCCCTACAACCCTCAGCAGTTCCCAGGCCAGCCGGCCATGATGCAGCCCATGGCCCACTACCCCTCACAG CCGGTGTTTGCCCCCATGCTTCAGAGCAACCCACGCATGCTGACATCGGGCAGCCATCCCCAGGCCATCGTGTCATCCTCTACCCCTCAGTACCCTTCTGCAGAGCAGCCTACCCCCCAAGCCCTTTATG CCACTGTTCACCAGTCCTACCCACACCATGCCACACAGCTCCATGCCCACCAGCCGCAGCCGGCTACCACGCCTACTGGAAGCCAGCCGCAGTCCCAGCATGCGGCCCCCAGTCCTGTCCAG CATCAGGCGGGGCAGGCCCCACACTTGGGCAGTGGACAGCCACAGCAGAATCTGTACCACCCAGGGGCCCTGACAGGCACGCCACCCTCTCTGCCACCGGGACCTTCTGCCCAGTCCCCTCAGAGCAGCTTCCCCCAGCCAGCCGCTGTGTATGCCATCCACCACCAGCAGCTGCCCCACGGCTTCACCAACATGGCCCATGTTACCCAG GCCCATGTCCAAACTGGAATCACAGCAGCCCCGCCCCCTCACCCTGGGGCTCCCCACCCgccccaggtgatgctgctgcaCCCACCCCAGAGTCATGGGGGGCCCCCCCAAGGCGCGGTGCCCCAGAGTGGGGTGCCTGCACTCTCAGCTTCCACACCCTCACCCTACCCCTACATCGGACACCCCCAAGGTGAGCAGCCTGGCCAGGCGCCTGGATTTCCAGGAGGAGCCGATGACAGGATTC TATGTAGGGTGGGCAGAAGCCACAGTCGCCGCCGCCAGGGGCTTGCTCCTGGCTCTGTCCTTTGCTTCCCTCCGTCCTCGCTCAGTTGTGATCCAGCAGCCCCCCTCCCCACTGCCTCCCCAGCTCTCAGTGACCCCGACTGTCTCCTGACTTAG
- the ATXN2L gene encoding ataxin-2-like protein isoform X20, translated as MAFAAALSPSPASGPLFALNRRLHQPATSRVTWRLVIPAEGQSTGKGPPQSPVFEGVYNNSRMLHFLTAVVGSTCDVKVKNGTTYEGIFKTLSSKFELAVDAVHRKASEPAGGPRREDIVDTMVFKPSDVMLVHFRNVDFNYATKDKFTDSAIAMNSKVNGEHKEKVLQRWEGGDSNSDDYDLESDMSNGWDPNEMFKFNEENYGVKTTYDSSLSSYTVPLEKDNSEEFRQRELRAAQLAREIESSPQYRLRIAMENDDGRTEEEKHSAVQRQGSGRESPSLASREGKYIPLPQRVREGPRGGVRCSSSRGGRPGLSSLPPRGPHHLDNSSPGPGSEARGINGGPSRMSPKAQRPLRGAKTLSSPSNRPSGETSVPPPPAAPPFLPVGRMYPPRSPKSAAPAPISASCPEPPIGSAVPTSSASIPVTSSVSDPGVGSISPASPKISLAPTDVKELSTKESGRTLEPQELARIAGKVPGLQNEQKRFQLEELRKFGAQFKLQPSSSPENSLDPFPPRILKEEPKGKEKEVDGLLTSEPMGSPVSSKTESVSDKEDKPPLAPSGGTEGPEQPPPPCPSQTGSPPVGLIKGEDKDEGPVAEQVKKSTLNPNAKEFNPTKPLLSVNKSTSTPTSPGPRTHSTPSIPVLTAGQSGLYSPQYISYIPQIHMGPAVQAPQMYPYPVSNSVPGQQGKYRGAKGSLPPQRSDQHQPASAPPMMQAAAAAGPPLVAATPYSSYIPYNPQQFPGQPAMMQPMAHYPSQPVFAPMLQSNPRMLTSGSHPQAIVSSSTPQYPSAEQPTPQALYATVHQSYPHHATQLHAHQPQPATTPTGSQPQSQHAAPSPVQHQAGQAPHLGSGQPQQNLYHPGALTGTPPSLPPGPSAQSPQSSFPQPAAVYAIHHQQLPHGFTNMAHVTQAHVQTGITAAPPPHPGAPHPPQVMLLHPPQSHGGPPQGAVPQSGVPALSASTPSPYPYIGHPQGEQPGQAPGFPGGADDRILCRVGRSHSRRRQGLAPGSVLCFPPSSLSCDPAAPLPTASPALSDPDCLLT; from the exons ATGGCTTTTGCGGCTGCGCTGTCCCCCAGCCCCGCCAGCGGCCCCCTCTTCGCCCTCAACCGCCGGTTACATCAGCCAGCGACGAGCAGGGTTACCTGGCGATTGGTGATCCCCGCAGA gGGACAGAGCACAGGAAAGGGACCCCCACAGTCACCT GTGTTTGAAGGCGTCTACAACAATTCCAGAATGCTGCATTTCCTTACAGCTGTTGTG GGCTCCACTTGTGATGTAAAGGTGAAAAATGGTACCACTTATGAGGGTATCTTCAAGACGCTAAGCTCAAAG TTTGAACTAGCCGTGGATGCTGTGCACCGGAAAGCATCTGAGCCAGCAGGTGGCCCTCGTCGGGAGGACATTGTGGACACCATGGTGTTTAAGCCAAGTGATGTCATGCTTGTTCACTTCCGAAATGTTGACTTCAACTATGCTACTAAAG ACAAATTCACCGATTCAGCCATTGCCATGAACTCGAAAGTGAATGGGGAACACAAAGAGAAGGTGCTTCAGCGCTGGGAGGGGGGTGACAGCAACAGCGACGACTATGACCTCGAGTCTGACATG tcCAATGGATGGGACCCCAATGAAATGTTCAAGTTCAATGAGGAGAACTACGGTGTGAAGACTACCTATGATAGCAGTCTTTCTTCTTATAC AGTGCCCTTAGAAAAGGACAACTCAGAAGAGTTTCGTCAGCGAGAGCTGCGTGCGGCCCAGTTGGCTCGAGAGATTGAATCAAGCCCCCAGTACCGCCTACGGATCGCCATGGAGAACGACGATGGGCGCACTGAAGAGGAGAAGCACAGTGCAGTCCAGCGGCAGGGCTCAGGGCGGGAGAGCCCCAGCTTGGCATCCAG GGAGGGGAAGTATATCCCTCTGCCTCAACGAGTCCGGGAAGGTCCCCGGGGAGGAGTTCGATGCAGCAGCTCTCGGGGCGGTCGGCCTGGCCTTAGCTCTTTGCCACCTCGTGGCCCTCACCATCTGGACAACAGCAGCCCTGGCCCAGGTTCTGAGGCCCGTGGTATCAATGGAG gcCCTTCCCGCATGTCCCCAAAGGCACAGCGGCCTCTGAGAGGTGCCAAGACTCTGTCTTCGCCCAGTAATAGGCCTTCTGGAGAAACTTCTGTTCCACCTCCTCCTGCAG CTCCCCCTTTTCTTCCAGTGGGCCGGATGTATCCCCCGCGTTCTCCCAAGTCTGCTGCCCCTGCCCCAATCTCAGCTTCCTGTCCAGAGCCTCCCATCGGCTCGGCAGTGCCAACCTCTTCAGCCTCCATCCCTGTGACCTCATCAGTCTCAGATCCTGGAGTGGGCTCCATTTCTCCAGCTTCTCCAAAGATCTCCCTGGCCCCCACAGATG TAAAAGAACTCTCTACCAAGGAATCTGGGAGAACTCTGGAGCCCCAGGAGCTGGCTCGGATAGCTGGGAAAG TCCCTGGTCTTCAGAATGAACAGAAACGATTCCAACTGGAAGAACTGAGAAAGTTTGGGGCCCAGTTTAAG CTTCAGCCCAGTAGCTCCCCTGAGAACAGCCTGGATCCTTTTCCTCCCCGGATCTTAAAGGAGGAGcccaaaggaaaggagaaggaggttgATGGTCTGTTGACTTCAGAGCCCATGGGGTCTCCCGTCTCCTCCAAGACAGAGTCCGTATCGGATAAGGAGGACAAACCACCCCTGGCACCATCAGGAGGCACTGAGGGGCCAGAGCAGCCCCCACCACCTTGTCCAAGCCAAACTGGCAGCCCCCCGGTGGGCCTCATCAAGGGAGAAGACAAAGATGAGGGCCCTGTTGCTGA ACAAGTAAAGAAATCAACGTTGAACCCTAATGCTAAGGAGTTCAATCCTACAAAGCCTCTGCTGTCTGTG AATAAATCCACCAGTACCCCAACTTCTCCGGGGCCCCGGACTCATTCAACTCCCTCCATCCCGGTGCTGACAGCAGGCCAGAGTGGGCTATACAGCCCCCAGTACATCTCCTACATACCTCAGATCCACATGGGACCAGCTGTGCAG GCACCTCAGATGTATCCATATCCTGTATCCAATTCAGTGCCAGGGCAGCAGGGCAAGTACCGGGGAGCAAAAG gCTCCCTTCCTCCGCAGCGCTCGGACCAGCACCAGCCAGCCTCAGCCCCGCCGATGATGCAGGCCGCCGCGGCTGCTGGCCCGCCTCTGGTGGCTGCCACGCCCTATTCTTCCTACATCCCCTACAACCCTCAGCAGTTCCCAGGCCAGCCGGCCATGATGCAGCCCATGGCCCACTACCCCTCACAG CCGGTGTTTGCCCCCATGCTTCAGAGCAACCCACGCATGCTGACATCGGGCAGCCATCCCCAGGCCATCGTGTCATCCTCTACCCCTCAGTACCCTTCTGCAGAGCAGCCTACCCCCCAAGCCCTTTATG CCACTGTTCACCAGTCCTACCCACACCATGCCACACAGCTCCATGCCCACCAGCCGCAGCCGGCTACCACGCCTACTGGAAGCCAGCCGCAGTCCCAGCATGCGGCCCCCAGTCCTGTCCAG CATCAGGCGGGGCAGGCCCCACACTTGGGCAGTGGACAGCCACAGCAGAATCTGTACCACCCAGGGGCCCTGACAGGCACGCCACCCTCTCTGCCACCGGGACCTTCTGCCCAGTCCCCTCAGAGCAGCTTCCCCCAGCCAGCCGCTGTGTATGCCATCCACCACCAGCAGCTGCCCCACGGCTTCACCAACATGGCCCATGTTACCCAG GCCCATGTCCAAACTGGAATCACAGCAGCCCCGCCCCCTCACCCTGGGGCTCCCCACCCgccccaggtgatgctgctgcaCCCACCCCAGAGTCATGGGGGGCCCCCCCAAGGCGCGGTGCCCCAGAGTGGGGTGCCTGCACTCTCAGCTTCCACACCCTCACCCTACCCCTACATCGGACACCCCCAAGGTGAGCAGCCTGGCCAGGCGCCTGGATTTCCAGGAGGAGCCGATGACAGGATTC TATGTAGGGTGGGCAGAAGCCACAGTCGCCGCCGCCAGGGGCTTGCTCCTGGCTCTGTCCTTTGCTTCCCTCCGTCCTCGCTCAGTTGTGATCCAGCAGCCCCCCTCCCCACTGCCTCCCCAGCTCTCAGTGACCCCGACTGTCTCCTGACTTAG